The genomic segment AATGAGACAGTGACTAggcaagagagaaagccaggaaacAATCTTTATCCGTGGATTTTTGCCATCAACTATTAGATTGATTTTCTATCCTATACTCTGAAGTGATGAAGTCAAATTACCCCACTTGTTATATGAGCTGCTTTTGTTTAGAGGATTTaatcagagaaacataaataCAAGTTAGAATGAACAACCAAAAGTAACATTGATGCTAGGCAGAACCTGGAATGATGTCTCTTGAAAGAGTATACAAGATATCTAGACTTTAGGTGGCAAAATATATAGAAAGTAGTACACAGAACTATATTATCTGTTCTTGTAGAACCAGGAAGATGGAAATGTTAAGAGGAATGCCAGAAAGTAGAGATTGAGATCATAGGATTTCAGTTGGAAACGATAGACTCCATAACAGATTAAGTTAGAGGtcatttgtgtgatatttttggCTCCAAAATCTTTCTTTATCTGCCTATGACCTGGAAATTTAGTAaagcacaattaaaaaataatgggcTGATTCCTTAAATGAAATATTGGATCAGTTGGAAGGTTATTCCTGATGATTCATTTAGGTctacagtaaaaagaaaacatttggggctgaaataaatgaaaatgaaaagatagtTTCAGGTGGCAGCCAATTACTGAAACAAGCAGAGATTTTTTAGTAGTTTCTTACTATTATAGAGAAGGCCCTTGCCATGGAATGGAAGTCTAGCAAGGTGCTCCAGGAGTAAGACTCCATCCACATAAAGCTTCAATTTATGTAAGGAGTAAGCAAAGTGATTCCTAGTCCTAGGAAGCAACTTCATACAAACCTGCTATGCTTGTGGTCCAAGCGTGTTAGTATCTGTCAAttaagaagttaaacttttgtaatatggtagggcatcttggatatattccccccaaaaaaagaagttaaaatttttagGACCACTCATCATGTGTTCGTcctgaaaacaagaaagaatcaaAATTTAAGGTAATGTGTTCTTAGTTTGTGGTTACACTTCAGCATTGTTACTGGCATCCATGTTTGGCAGAGTCAGAAACCCAGTGAAGAGATTGTGAGAGTTCATTCCATGAAGCTGTGAGGATGAAACCTATTGTTGTtgctctttttactcttttggggacCTACACCCACCTTCAAAAAATGACATACACTgaggcttattatttcttataaatttctGGTCTAAGGTTgtcttgtttctaaccagcttttctttttgttgttttatatttttttatttaatattttaaaaatttccatcttctcccctcatcttcccccttccctcccctcccttccacccatacccccactccctccctctccaggacaaagagccaacagggttccctaccctatgttaagtccaagttcctcccaactccccccaggtccaggaaggtgatcagccaaactgacaaggctcacacagagcccgtccatgccgtagagtccaagcccatcgccattgtccttggtttcttaacCAGCTTTTTGTAACTAATTGTCccatttatctttctctattctgtataccttttttacttcttactctatggcttgctgtgtggctgagtggctggcccatgccttcctctctttttcttggtcatacttcccttttccctccaagatttctcctcccatttattctctctgcctgccagcccatcTTATTCTTTACTACCAAGCTATTGACTGTTCATTAGGCCAAACAGGTATTTTAGACCAGCccagtatcacagcttcacagaattaaacataTGCAACATAAAGAATGCAGCACATATTTGCATCATTGAAACAATTGTtccacaacataaataaatatgacaCATCTTacaataatattccacaacagccagggttGCATCTTGATACCACAAGATATTGAGATCCGTAAACTATAAGACATCTTCTATGGAGAACTAGCTGAATATGGGGAGTAGAAGTAACCACAGAGATGTATGAGAAGTTGCAGGGATAGGACCATCTAAGCCCTTTGAAACTGAAGCCATGTGCATTAGAGACAGAGCTACAGAATTTGATGTTTGTCCTGCTATGCTTCAGTCTTGTCTTGGTTCAATCTTCCCTCATTATGTCTCCATTTCTCTACTTTGGAGTATGAATGGTATTCTGTACCATTGTTTGTTGGAAAGATGtaacttgttttctgatttttacaaGATGttacttgctgtgggacaatggtcttgtaccttgtaaagatttgtcacttgttttggtttaataaaatcctgattgaccagtaaccaggcaggaagaataggtggggtgaccataacagtagaattctgggaagaggaaaggctcagtctgcagttgtcacccagacacagaggaaacaagaggagaatgtctcactgataaaaggtaccaagccatgtggctaacacagacaagaattatgtactaatctaagatgtaagaattagttaataagaagcctgagctaataggccaaccagtttataattaatgtagacctctgtgtgtttctttgggaccgaaTGACTATGGGACCTGGCAGGACATAAACCTCTGCTAACAAATCACTGTCAAGTGATTGCCTTGAGcatcagaagagactttgaacattTGAACAGTGTAGGGCCTTATGCAGACTATGAGTATCATTGAAGTGACTAAATTAATTTCCTTCATGGATAACCATGAGCATATAGTGACCCAGAATGTAATTGATTGAATAAAAAACCTCCCAGATAGGAAGATGTATTTTAACATGTGCCTCTTCTTggttgtagtaaggagctgcgggcaggcctgcttttcttcccgcCCAGCTCgggcatgcttagctttacacccaaaataattacacggaaactgtattcttttaaacactacctggcccattagtttcagcctcttactcacatcttgactaacccatatctaataatctgtgtaacaccacgagtggtgtcttactgggcaagattcagcatgtctgacctggtggctggctccatcgcatctgtcccagagaggagaggcatgacgactgccccagagaggagaggcatggcaattgatttacttccctcttcctctcatccttctgttctgtctactccacccacctaagggatggcctatcaaatgggccaaggcagtttctttattaaccaatgagagtcctccatcatttcccctttttctgtttaaacaaaaaagaaaggctttcactttaacatagtaaaatttcataaaacaaaacagttatcaagtaagaattacagctacaatatttatatctattttatcttttatcataacaaaggaaaaccataactatctacctattcttcaactccatcaaagactccagaaagatatgaTACTACCTAAGTAaccaagaaataagcaacttccaaactctagaaatcacagagacatcttgctgcctggacagtcacccaaagttcctctgtaccattgggtcatccatattcagcctgcaggcccatagtatccagcagacatttccatgaagcaggaaatttcaaagacagttctgtcactatatgctgtgtcctgcagaatgtctctcagactctttcatgaatcaggaaccctgaaagatcatctcacctttaggcaagttcagcagtcctctctgagggttctctgcgTCCAGCCCATggaatagtccaggcaagagcagtttcttgcccaaatggctatcaaactccataaggagcctcttcgatgcctatcttcctcttgaggtagctagtgctgccagaaacagacatgtctcatgtcTGTCtcaagccctaagttattaaaacattcaaatgccatattctgtagtctttgaaagatattaggaatgcctatctaactgaaatatatctctatatatgtagcaaatctaactaacatgattacaagcttgactattattgatgattattcattagtaacctatatttcctaattatacattacattttaaaatgaactacacaatcacaataccttaatcaagatcagaaatacatatacatataacaaattgaccttaaaatccataccaatgcaaattattcatatctatatcatccccgtttaaatgtaaaagaacatttataaacaatatttggaaatatggacatagttatttctctccaaactgcttcctgctgaatggggatgctgttaatcagatcattcatggtataacctgtatgccaggttaaTCTCAATCAtccatcagttgggtgaagtaattttttgaaggtgttcacagcaacctttcaggaggtcgtggtctatcctaccatattgggatagaagcaatccacagggtctcattttctataaaaacaaaagaagaacttttccaaagtatcataaccttagatccaaattttgaagatTAAAGGTGGGCCAGCATtcaaggcttttttgtttttatactgtATGATGGTTTTGTTCCTATCAAGCATATGCTGTTGTACTGAGCATCacccatattttgaattttaaaatttgacagaGGGTATCTATGTTTCCCAAGTCGGGATGTATTCATGACATTAATactgcctgtgccttctgagtcATTGGATTGCAGGTGCATAACCTTCTtcttgcctgtttgttttgttttgaatttttattttaaaaagcgtATTTTACTTGGATGCATGGATATGCACCATGTGAGTACCTGGTCATTACATTGATCAAAAGATGGTACTAGAAAATTGAACTTGAAATAAAACATAGTTATGATCCCCCACGGAAGTCCTTGAGCCCATGTGTATGTAAGACCAGGAGGACTCTTTACTGTTTAGCCCTCTTTCCTGCTCTGTGTTGTTTATTTGTAATCAGTACATTAAttgctattgttttcatttgtccaTTTGTAACGTTTTAAACACACAGTGCCTTTTAGTAAAATCTTACTTATGTTGCAGTTTAAATTGTGGCACTTCACGTTTCTGGTATATGAATAAAGAGTTAATGTGAATGCGTAATTTTTCTAGAAACTTCAGCAAAAACCTGTGAGTTATTCCTaacttgtatgtttgtttgattgatttttagcATGTGAAAGAGGTATTTACCATGTATTTCTGGCTGCCATAGAAGTGATTGCATGGACTAGGCTGGTATTCAACtcagaggcagatagatagacatgcctctaccttctgagtacaAGGATTAGAGGAATGATTCAGTGCATCCAGCTTTTTCATCTCATGTTTCTTTTTGGTAGTTGGAAATTAATCATTCATACAATTTCTCTTATCTGTACTCTGTACTGTTTGTTGATCTGTTTATGTGTCTTTCATTGTTGGTTAGTAGGCATTTCTCTTGCAAGGTGATGTCCCATTCAAAGGGTTCAGAAATGACAATGGTGAACTTCATATTCAGTTTGCTTCTAAAGTGATTTGGTGATTAAATTACGATGTCTATGTCATGGAATAAGTATGGGGAGCACCAGAATTATATGACTATCCTGTCAAAGAAGTACACATTTACAGTGTTGTCAAAATCATACTTTCTGTTGTACATATGTATGGGATATTTTAGAATGCATTGACCTATGATGACGTGCATGTCGACTTCACTTGGGAAGAATGGActttgctgaatccttcccagaagagtctctacaaagatgtgatgctggagacctacagaAACCTCACTACTATAGGTAAGACTGGGttatcttttatatttcaaataaggGGACAGCTGTTCATTGGTTAATGATgctcttttgtaatatgattgagaaagaagaatgggaaagaaatcagGCATAATTTTAAGTTTTGCTTCAAATGGTAACTaaattttttacaatttttaatatatatcatACATTTTTCTGTCACTATATTTTAGGATATAATTGGGAAGACCATAATATTGAAGAACATTgtcaaagttctagaagacatgACAGGTAATTTCCATGTATAAGCTGATCCAAATGTACCTCTGAAGAATTTGTAATGAATTCTCTATATTTGAAACCAAGGCAACAATGTAAATAATAAAGTGAATTGATGCTTATTAAATTCTCACAAAATCATATATCTTAATTTCAGATAGGTCAACTGCATTTGCaagtcattctttaaaaaaaagaagtcaaggaaacaatgtcttaACCTATATTGCCATTTGAATCATAATATAATGAGAGCTATACTATAAAATTATCAAtccatttatttcatattataaaagaTATACATGTTGAAAAGGTGATAAGTATATTTGTAAACCTCTGTATTACACTAATAGTCCATAGAAAGGGCAGTTTAACACATATACTTGTGACTGTGTTAAGTTTAGTGAGGGGCCAGTTAGAGTCACAAATCAGGGGACAGCTATTGTGGAAAGGCCTTAATCCAGATACCTCAAGTCTATGAGGACAGAAAGTCAAACTGTGAACTCAATGAATGGGCAAgccttgtttttcttcctttactaAGTATATCATATGTTCCTCTGGATACAAGCCACATGAGCATAGGGATGTGAAGAACTATAACATACCTCTCTCTCAGAGCAAATAGAATATATGTAACAGTCCCCATGTTGAATATATGTTGAATTTGATGTACAAGTATACCAGTAATTGTTTTTCTAGTCTCATTGTTTATATATCAAGAAGCTCACATTTCAGAAAAGCACCATGTATACTAGGGCTGTGTAAAAACTTCTGTTTGTCCTAGTTCACTTAACATATGTAGTATCACTCACAGTATAAGAAACGTTATGAATGCAATAAGAGTGGTAAAGCTCTGAGTTTTAGAGTTCTCTTCAAGTACATGAATATTCTCATccagaaaaaaagattttgtaaatGTGAGCCATGAAATAAAGGCTGTTATCAGTTATCCTCaaagatgaaaagcaagccttAATGAAGGGGAAAAACAAGATTGTAAACATGGTGATAAAACCTTAACATataattcttctttaaaataggactaaaatgtaaaattaatttatacagataaaaatattcaacaatgtATTAAATGTACTAATGCTTTCACATGTACCATTATCATTGTAGGCATGAAAATAGTCAATCTAGAGAGAAAAATTCTGTATATACTCAATGTGTTAAAGCCTTTGCATGGCCTCCTCACAGACATGAAAAAACACATACTAGATTGCAACCCTATGAAGAAAATGAGTGTGGTAAAGCATTTTCACATCATGGTCATCTTCAACTGCATAAAAGATCatacactggagagaaaccctatgaatgtaatcaatgttgTAAAACCTTTGCAAGTCACCGtactcttcaaatgcataaaagaacacataccagagagaagccatatgaatgcaatcagtgtggtaaagcctttgcaatTCCCAGTActtttcaaatgcataaaagcACACATAccggagagaagccctatgaatgtaatcagtgtggtaaagtcTTTGCATTTCCCAGTATTCTTCAAAGTCATAAAAGagtacatactggagagaagccctatgaatgtactcagtgtggtaaagcctttgtgtGTCAGAGTAAACTCCAAATGCATGAAAGAACTCATACTggggagaaaccctatgaatgtaatcagtgtggtaaagcctttgcatgtctcACTACTCTCCGAAAGCATAAAacaacccatactggagagaaaccctatgaatgtaatcagtgtggtaaagcctttgcaagCCACATTTatcttcaaaagcataaaaaaaaccatactggagagaaaccctataaatgcaatcagtgtggtaaagcctttgtgtGTCACAGTAATCTCCaaatacatgaaagaacacatactggagagaaaccctatgaatgtaatcaatgtggtaaagccttcgCAAGCCACATTTatcttcaaaagcataaaaaaacccatactggagagaaaccctataaatgtaatcagtgtggtaaagatTTCACACAGCACAGTCATCTTCAAACccatgaaagaacccatactggagagaaaccctatacatgcaatcagtgtggtaaagcctttgcttgGCAAGGCCAACTTCAAATtcatgaaagaacccatactggagagaaaccctatgaatgtaatcagtgtggtaaagccttcaCTCGGCAACTCCATCTTCAAACTCATGAAAGAatccatactggagaaaaaccctatgaatgtagccagtgtggtaaagcctttgtgtGCAAGAGTTATCTTCAAAAACATGAAATAAcgcatactggagaaaaaccctatgaatgtaatcaatgtggtaaagcctttgcaagGCACATTTAtcttcaaaatcataaaagaacccatactggagagaaaccctataaatgtaatcagtgtggtaaagatTTCACACAGCATGGTCATCTTCGAACtcatgaaagaacccatactggagagaaaccctatgaatgtaagcagtgtggtaaagcctttgcacagcaCATTCAACtacaaagacatgaaagaagcCATGCTGGAGTTAATACCCTATGAATCTAATAGGTGTGGTAAAACCTTTGTATGTCACAGTAGTctccaaacacatgaaagaacacatactgcagagaaaccctatgaatataatcaatgtggtaaagcctttgcatgtatAGGGATCTCTAAAAACATAATAGAACCCATACTGAAGAGAAACATTACATATGTAATTAGTGTGCTAAAGCCTTTGCTTATCATAGTCATCTTTAAAGACATGAACTAACACATGCTGGAGATAAACTCTATGAATGTAATGAGTATGGTAAAACCTTTGCACTTCACAGGACTCTTCAAATTCATAAAACATCACACAGTGGAGATAAACTCTATAAATGTAATCACTGTGGCAAAGCATTTGCATGTATGAATAATCTAAATCATGAGAAAAATcatactgcagagaaaccctataaatgtattCAGTGTGATAAAGTTTTGTACTTTATATAGGAGTAAAACTTTTTGTGTGCAACAATCGGTTAAAATCTTTGTCCATTACAATAGACATTGATTACCTGAAAAAGATACTCAGGACTTCTTCTTATAAAGTATTTGGTAAGATCTTTAGCCAAAACACTTACAATCAGCTACACAATGTTTTGGGGTTTcgttctgtatgctgtgaatgtattttgttaccattgtttaataaagaagctgatttggtcctatggcagggcagaatagagcaaggcagaaattccaagcagagatagaggataAAAGACAGTGGAGTCAGACTCCATGtatctgctgaaggagacagatgccctggaaccttatTGGTAAATCACAAGtcttgtgataaaatacaaaataataggaatggggtAATACCAAGAAACTGGCCAGACAGCAATGAACAAGAATTTTCTGCCTACAACACAAGACTATCTCTTCTGTAGAAATAAATTTGAC from the Arvicola amphibius chromosome 10, mArvAmp1.2, whole genome shotgun sequence genome contains:
- the LOC119824416 gene encoding zinc finger protein 431-like, whose protein sequence is MQKGRDRTVAKNFPTSTVVEISIVEPGGSAHTHFGGDLSSDSYTYVNALTYDDVHVDFTWEEWTLLNPSQKSLYKDVMLETYRNLTTIGYNWEDHNIEEHCQSSRRHDR
- the LOC121677336 gene encoding zinc finger protein 431-like — protein: MHKRTHTREKPYECNQCGKAFAIPSTFQMHKSTHTGEKPYECNQCGKVFAFPSILQSHKRVHTGEKPYECTQCGKAFVCQSKLQMHERTHTGEKPYECNQCGKAFACLTTLRKHKTTHTGEKPYECNQCGKAFASHIYLQKHKKNHTGEKPYKCNQCGKAFVCHSNLQIHERTHTGEKPYECNQCGKAFASHIYLQKHKKTHTGEKPYKCNQCGKDFTQHSHLQTHERTHTGEKPYTCNQCGKAFAWQGQLQIHERTHTGEKPYECNQCGKAFTRQLHLQTHERIHTGEKPYECSQCGKAFVCKSYLQKHEITHTGEKPYECNQCGKAFARHIYLQNHKRTHTGEKPYKCNQCGKDFTQHGHLRTHERTHTGEKPYECKQCGKAFAQHRTLQIHKTSHSGDKLYKCNHCGKAFASLTAQPTCSSLSGDSCSYIHHGIAWGPPYSSIQQNKRILERTCKLPLVLLIANHSPSRTTQLGFKTLAVTLLVILTLTQSKHFPGRENAINKRMHDFVPCKMLAAECCKMTHGVTANGLCR